One part of the Helicobacter cetorum MIT 99-5656 genome encodes these proteins:
- a CDS encoding outer membrane beta-barrel protein has product MKAPLNVVFLLNLLCLGAMSQEITWSQFLENFKNKNEVPPTKSQIATKNQQILEDILKNSLKFYFIFGYTYSQSHYSILAQGSQTTFLSNNIGFNTASGLEHFFKNHPKLGYRLFNTYAYSHSVSLTQSQILIAQNYGGGLDLSFIFLNKKTYRLRNYLGIALEEGLLFIDTIKQATITHRNKKTFFQAPFRFGLIMDFIGYLSLQLGLEVPLVRKITYAHNNHRQDFTQLYNINFSLIASF; this is encoded by the coding sequence TTGAAGGCACCATTAAATGTGGTCTTTTTGTTAAATCTATTGTGTTTGGGGGCGATGAGCCAAGAAATCACTTGGTCTCAATTCTTAGAAAATTTTAAAAACAAAAATGAAGTACCTCCCACAAAAAGTCAAATAGCCACAAAAAACCAGCAAATCTTAGAAGATATTTTAAAAAATAGCCTTAAATTCTACTTTATTTTTGGATACACTTACTCGCAATCGCACTATTCTATCCTTGCTCAAGGCTCACAAACCACTTTTCTTAGCAATAATATTGGGTTTAACACCGCTTCTGGTTTGGAACATTTTTTCAAAAACCACCCTAAATTAGGCTACAGGCTCTTTAACACTTACGCTTATTCGCATTCTGTCTCACTCACACAATCTCAAATCCTAATCGCACAAAATTATGGGGGCGGATTAGACTTATCTTTCATTTTTTTAAATAAAAAGACCTATCGCTTGAGAAACTATCTAGGCATCGCTTTAGAAGAAGGGCTGTTATTCATAGATACTATCAAGCAAGCCACCATCACACATAGAAATAAAAAAACTTTTTTTCAAGCCCCCTTTCGCTTTGGCTTGATTATGGACTTTATCGGTTACCTGTCATTACAGCTAGGCCTTGAAGTGCCATTAGTAAGAAAAATTACTTACGCCCACAATAACCACCGCCAAGATTTTACACAACTATACAATATCAATTTTTCCTTAATCGCTTCATTTTAA
- a CDS encoding glycosyltransferase family 2 protein: MLKVSVITASFNSEKTIQDTILSVLNQTYRDIEYIIIDGASTDKTLEIIQRYRDSIACVVSEKDKGIYDAMNKGIRRASGDIIALLNSDDFYTDEFVIEKVVHEFEKKNCDSVYADLVFVKPSCLEKVVRYYESGEFNPKTFLYGVVPAHPTLFIKREIYERYGLYKTDYKISADFEMIIRLFVVQKISFSYLKEVLVKMRTGGVSTQGFKSLLVRNRENIRACKDNNIQANWFLMLLKYPRKIMGLFKRA; encoded by the coding sequence TTGTTAAAAGTATCTGTGATTACTGCAAGCTTTAATAGCGAAAAAACTATCCAGGACACCATTCTTTCGGTGCTTAATCAAACTTACAGAGATATTGAATACATCATTATAGATGGGGCTAGCACGGATAAAACTCTAGAAATTATTCAAAGATATCGTGATAGTATCGCTTGTGTGGTGAGTGAAAAAGATAAGGGCATTTATGATGCCATGAATAAAGGCATAAGGCGTGCGAGTGGGGATATTATTGCCTTATTAAATAGCGATGATTTTTACACAGATGAATTTGTGATAGAAAAAGTGGTGCATGAATTTGAAAAGAAGAATTGCGATAGCGTGTATGCTGATTTGGTTTTTGTGAAACCTAGTTGTTTGGAAAAAGTGGTGCGTTATTATGAAAGTGGGGAATTTAATCCTAAGACTTTTTTATATGGTGTTGTGCCAGCACACCCTACGCTATTTATCAAAAGAGAAATTTATGAACGCTATGGGTTATACAAAACAGATTATAAGATTTCAGCGGACTTTGAGATGATAATTCGTTTGTTTGTGGTGCAAAAAATTAGCTTTTCTTACTTAAAGGAAGTGTTAGTTAAAATGCGAACAGGGGGGGTTAGCACTCAAGGTTTTAAAAGTCTTTTGGTGCGAAATAGAGAAAATATCAGAGCATGCAAGGATAATAATATTCAAGCGAATTGGTTTTTAATGCTTTTAAAATACCCTAGAAAAATTATGGGTTTGTTTAAGAGAGCTTAG
- a CDS encoding methyl-accepting chemotaxis protein has protein sequence MFASLGARIVAVVLVALILLGGFSISIVQIMQRDVLTDLMQHLQSGQYKKREKTLAYTTKLLEQGISEYYKGFDNITARKMALDYFKRINDDKGMIYMVVVDKNGVVLFDPVNPQTIGKSGLSAQSADGVYYVRGYLEAAKKGGGYTYYEMPKVDGGVPEKKFAYSHYDEVSQMVIVATSYYSDINTENKAIVKNIDNLFKQNSTKLFVYLAIATIILGIIALIYARIRIVRRIDGLVVKVNAFSRGDKDLTAKIDVDKRNDEISQVGNGVNLFVENVRLIIEEIKGISTLNKTSMDKLVKITTETQKSMKDSSVTLNSVREKATDVAGVMSASIEQSQALRKRLVETQGLVQESKNAIEDLFAQITESAHTEEELANKVEQLSKNADDVKSILHIINDIADQTNLLALNAAIEAARAGEHGRGFAVVADEVRNLAGRTQKSLTEINSTIGVIVQEINDVSSQMNLNSQKIEELSNMSKDVQETYEKMSDNLSSVVLDSNKSMDDYAQSGRQIEAMVNDFVVVEKVASDTLANSSDILDIATHVSETTKNLDKQVNLFKT, from the coding sequence ATGTTTGCTTCACTTGGTGCAAGAATTGTTGCGGTAGTGCTTGTAGCCCTGATTTTGCTAGGAGGCTTTTCTATAAGCATTGTTCAAATTATGCAAAGAGATGTTTTGACTGACCTTATGCAACACTTACAAAGTGGTCAATATAAAAAGCGTGAAAAAACACTCGCTTATACGACCAAGCTTCTTGAACAGGGGATTTCTGAATATTATAAAGGTTTTGATAATATTACTGCAAGAAAGATGGCACTAGATTATTTTAAGCGCATTAACGATGATAAAGGCATGATTTATATGGTTGTAGTGGATAAAAATGGGGTAGTATTGTTTGACCCTGTTAATCCCCAAACCATAGGCAAATCAGGTCTTAGTGCCCAAAGTGCTGATGGGGTGTATTATGTTCGAGGTTACTTGGAGGCTGCAAAAAAAGGTGGGGGCTATACTTATTATGAAATGCCCAAAGTTGATGGGGGTGTTCCGGAGAAAAAATTTGCCTACTCTCATTATGATGAAGTGTCTCAAATGGTTATTGTAGCAACTTCGTATTATTCTGACATCAATACTGAAAATAAGGCAATTGTGAAAAATATAGATAATCTTTTCAAACAAAACTCTACTAAATTGTTTGTTTATCTTGCGATAGCGACAATTATTTTAGGCATTATTGCTTTGATTTATGCACGCATTAGAATTGTAAGGCGTATTGATGGATTAGTAGTTAAGGTTAATGCTTTTAGTCGTGGAGATAAGGATTTAACGGCAAAAATTGATGTGGATAAGCGCAATGATGAAATCTCACAAGTAGGCAATGGTGTCAATCTGTTTGTAGAGAATGTGCGTTTGATTATAGAAGAGATTAAAGGGATTTCTACTCTCAATAAGACTTCAATGGATAAGCTGGTCAAAATTACAACTGAAACGCAAAAAAGCATGAAAGATTCATCTGTAACTTTAAATTCTGTTAGGGAAAAGGCCACAGATGTTGCCGGCGTGATGAGTGCTTCTATAGAGCAATCTCAAGCCTTACGCAAGCGTTTGGTTGAAACTCAAGGTTTGGTTCAAGAGAGCAAGAATGCAATTGAGGATTTATTCGCTCAAATTACGGAGAGTGCACACACTGAAGAAGAATTAGCTAACAAGGTGGAACAACTAAGCAAGAATGCTGATGATGTTAAGTCCATTTTACACATCATCAATGATATTGCTGACCAAACGAATTTGTTAGCCCTAAATGCCGCCATTGAAGCCGCTCGTGCAGGCGAACATGGTAGGGGCTTTGCGGTGGTGGCTGATGAAGTTAGAAATTTAGCAGGACGCACTCAAAAATCTTTAACCGAAATCAATTCTACTATTGGAGTGATTGTTCAAGAGATTAATGATGTAAGTTCACAAATGAATCTCAATTCGCAAAAAATTGAAGAACTCAGCAACATGAGCAAAGATGTCCAAGAAACTTATGAAAAAATGAGTGATAATCTAAGTTCAGTCGTTTTAGATAGCAATAAAAGCATGGATGACTACGCACAATCAGGGCGACAAATTGAAGCTATGGTGAATGATTTTGTAGTGGTTGAGAAAGTGGCTTCTGACACTTTGGCTAATTCTTCAGATATTTTGGATATTGCTACGCATGTGAGCGAAACGACTAAAAACTTAGATAAACAAGTGAATTTGTTTAAAACCTAG
- the dnaK gene encoding molecular chaperone DnaK, whose amino-acid sequence MGKVIGIDLGTTNSAMAVYEGNEAKIIANKEGKNTTPSIVAFTDKGEILVGESAKRQAVTNPEKTIYSIKRIMGLMFNEDKAKEAEKRLPYKIVDRNGACAIEIAGKVYTPQEISAKILMKLKEDAESYLGESVTEAVITVPAYFNDSQRKATKEAGTIAGLNVLRIINEPTSAALAYGLDKKESEKIMVYDLGGGTFDVTVLETGDNVVEVLATGGDAFLGGDDFDNRVIDFLASEFKDETGIEIKNDVMALQRLKEAAENAKKELSSATETEINLPFITADATGPKHLVKKLTRAKFESLTEDLVEETISKIESVIKDAGLSKNEISEVVMVGGSTRIPKVQERVKEFINKDLNKSVNPDEVVAVGASIQGGVLKGDVKDVLLLDVTPLSLGIETLGGVMTKVIDRGTTIPAKKSQVFSTAEDNQPAVSIMVLQGERELARDNKSLGKFDLQGIAPAPRGVPQIEVTFDIDANGILTVSAQDKNTGKSQEIKISGSSGLSDSEIEKMVKDAELHKEEDARRKEVIEARNQADSLAHQTQKSLDEHKANLNENDVNEIQNAINALKDCVKNDNATKAELEDKSKALAQVAQKLGEAMANKNNAEGPKKKDDDVIDAEVE is encoded by the coding sequence ATGGGAAAAGTTATTGGAATTGATTTAGGGACAACCAACTCTGCAATGGCTGTATATGAAGGCAATGAAGCTAAGATTATTGCTAATAAGGAAGGTAAAAACACCACTCCTTCTATTGTAGCATTTACTGATAAGGGCGAAATTTTAGTGGGTGAGAGCGCTAAAAGACAAGCGGTTACTAACCCAGAAAAGACTATTTATTCTATTAAAAGAATTATGGGTTTGATGTTTAATGAAGACAAGGCTAAAGAGGCTGAAAAACGCTTGCCTTATAAGATTGTAGATAGAAATGGGGCTTGTGCGATTGAGATTGCCGGCAAAGTTTATACCCCCCAAGAAATTTCAGCCAAAATTTTAATGAAACTCAAAGAAGATGCTGAGAGCTATTTAGGAGAGAGCGTTACAGAGGCGGTTATCACTGTTCCAGCTTATTTTAACGATAGCCAAAGAAAGGCGACTAAAGAAGCAGGCACTATTGCTGGGCTTAATGTTTTAAGAATCATCAATGAGCCTACTTCTGCGGCATTAGCGTATGGCTTAGATAAAAAAGAGAGCGAAAAAATCATGGTTTATGATTTAGGTGGGGGAACTTTTGATGTTACCGTGCTAGAAACCGGCGATAATGTTGTAGAAGTTTTAGCCACAGGGGGCGATGCGTTCTTAGGGGGCGATGATTTTGATAATCGTGTGATTGATTTCTTAGCGAGTGAATTTAAAGATGAAACAGGCATTGAGATTAAAAACGATGTTATGGCGCTCCAACGCTTAAAAGAGGCCGCTGAAAACGCCAAGAAAGAATTAAGCTCTGCAACTGAAACTGAAATCAATTTGCCTTTCATCACAGCGGACGCTACAGGACCTAAGCACTTGGTTAAAAAGCTCACTAGGGCTAAGTTTGAAAGCTTGACAGAAGATTTAGTGGAAGAGACTATTTCTAAGATTGAAAGCGTGATTAAGGATGCAGGGCTATCTAAGAATGAGATTTCAGAAGTGGTTATGGTGGGTGGTTCTACTCGTATTCCTAAGGTTCAAGAAAGGGTGAAAGAATTTATCAACAAAGACTTGAATAAGAGTGTGAATCCTGATGAAGTTGTAGCCGTGGGTGCGAGCATTCAAGGGGGCGTGTTAAAAGGCGATGTGAAAGATGTGCTTTTACTAGATGTTACACCATTAAGCCTAGGGATTGAGACTTTAGGGGGCGTGATGACTAAAGTCATTGATAGAGGCACTACTATTCCAGCTAAAAAATCTCAAGTGTTCTCTACGGCTGAAGATAACCAACCAGCTGTGTCTATTATGGTTTTACAAGGTGAAAGAGAATTAGCAAGAGACAATAAATCTTTGGGTAAATTTGATTTGCAAGGCATTGCTCCAGCTCCTAGAGGTGTGCCTCAAATTGAAGTAACCTTTGATATTGACGCTAATGGTATCTTAACCGTGAGCGCACAAGATAAAAATACCGGTAAAAGCCAAGAGATTAAAATTTCTGGTTCTAGCGGATTAAGTGATAGCGAAATTGAAAAAATGGTTAAAGACGCTGAGTTGCACAAAGAAGAAGACGCTAGAAGAAAAGAAGTGATTGAAGCAAGAAATCAAGCCGATAGCCTAGCACACCAAACCCAAAAGAGCCTTGATGAGCATAAGGCGAACTTGAATGAAAATGATGTGAATGAGATTCAAAATGCGATTAACGCTCTTAAAGATTGCGTGAAAAATGATAACGCCACAAAAGCTGAGCTTGAAGATAAATCTAAGGCTTTAGCTCAAGTGGCTCAAAAACTAGGCGAGGCTATGGCAAATAAAAATAACGCCGAAGGGCCTAAGAAAAAAGATGATGATGTGATTGATGCGGAAGTGGAGTAA
- the grpE gene encoding nucleotide exchange factor GrpE: MKQEQQPCEEACASLHEEEICKQEMSEQEAGENECENKENFELKYKEMHEEYLRVHADFENVKKRLEKDKSMALEYAYEKIALDLLPVIDALLGAHKSAIEENKESALTKGLELTMEKLHEVLAKHGIEGIECLEEFDPNFHNAIMQVKSQEKENGQIVQVLQKGYKYKERVLRPAMVSIAKND, from the coding sequence ATGAAACAAGAGCAACAACCTTGTGAAGAAGCTTGTGCTTCTTTGCATGAAGAAGAGATTTGCAAACAGGAAATGAGCGAACAAGAAGCAGGTGAAAATGAATGCGAAAACAAAGAAAATTTTGAGCTTAAATACAAAGAAATGCATGAAGAGTATTTAAGAGTGCATGCGGATTTTGAGAATGTGAAAAAACGCTTAGAAAAAGACAAGAGCATGGCATTAGAATATGCGTATGAAAAAATCGCATTAGATTTATTGCCTGTGATTGACGCGCTTCTTGGAGCCCATAAGAGTGCTATAGAAGAGAATAAAGAAAGTGCCTTAACTAAGGGCTTGGAACTCACTATGGAAAAGTTGCATGAAGTTTTAGCAAAACATGGCATTGAGGGGATTGAATGCTTAGAAGAATTTGACCCTAATTTTCACAATGCGATTATGCAAGTTAAAAGCCAAGAGAAAGAAAACGGACAAATCGTGCAAGTTTTACAAAAGGGTTACAAGTATAAAGAAAGGGTTTTAAGGCCTGCAATGGTAAGCATTGCTAAAAATGATTAA